The nucleotide window TCGAGAAAAGGCGGCAGGCTGAGAAGGGCTATACCCCATCCTGATCAAAATCGCCAAGGGACTAACGCTGCCTACGCGCCGCTCACAGGCGTCACTGTGAGCGACAAGCTCTGGCAGACCCCGGAACACGGCGCGGAGGAGATCGGACCAATCGCCCATGCCTTGAACCTATTCGTCAAGCCCATTGTGCAAAGCAGCAGGTGTGGCGAATCTGGACCTGATCGATTCACTGGACCTCATCAAAATCGCGCGGGAAGTGGGCCATTATTTGAACCGCTCATTACGCGAGGCGCTGGCGGAAGTCCCGATCGCGGGCGATGCGCACGGCGAGAGGAATGCTGGCGGCCATTAGCCTATCGCCAATCGGAATGACCTCCTCTTCTTCAATCCAGCGCTCAAGGTCAGCCCACCCATTGCTGCGCCGCTCCTTGACAACAACATCATTAGACGCGCCATCCTTCAAAGCGATATTCTGAACTCCACGCCTCCGCGTTATCCGATCCACGCGGAAGCGAACGTTACCGTCGACGCACCACCAGGCGCAATCGACGCGATCACCAGCGCACTTGCCACAAGCGAGCGCCTGAATCCACTCCGAGGAGACATAAAATGAAAATCGCCGTACCAAAGGAAATCAAAACGCAGGAGTACCGGGTTGGTCTGACGCCGGTGTCGGTCGCCGAGTTGGTTCGACATGGCCATAGCGTCACCGTCGAGAAAGGCGCGGGCGAAGGATCAGGCATCGCTGACAGCGACTACGTCAAGGCGGGTGCAAGCATCGAGGAATCGGTCGAGCGCCTGTGGAAGGAGGCGGAGTTGATCGTCAAGGTCAAGGAGCCGCAAGCGATAGAACGCGCACGTCTGTCCCGCGGCCAGATCCTGTTCACCTACCTGCACCTCGCGGCCGACGCCGATCAGACGGCCGATCTGATCAGGAGCGGCGCCACCTGCATCGCATACGAAACAGTGACCTCGCGTTCAGGCGGTTTGCCTTTGCTGACGCCCATGTCGGAGGTGGCGGGCCGGCTTGCGCCACAGGCGGGCGCCCGTTGCCTCGAAAAATCGATGGGTGGCCGCGGCGTGCTGCTAGGCGGTGTGCCCGGTGTGCCGCCGGGAGAGGTGCTGATTCTGGGTGGCGGCGTGTCCGGCACACACGCGGCGACGATCGCGCTGGGCATGGGCGCGAAGGTGACCGTGGTCGACCGG belongs to Paraburkholderia aromaticivorans and includes:
- the ald gene encoding alanine dehydrogenase yields the protein MKIAVPKEIKTQEYRVGLTPVSVAELVRHGHSVTVEKGAGEGSGIADSDYVKAGASIEESVERLWKEAELIVKVKEPQAIERARLSRGQILFTYLHLAADADQTADLIRSGATCIAYETVTSRSGGLPLLTPMSEVAGRLAPQAGARCLEKSMGGRGVLLGGVPGVPPGEVLILGGGVSGTHAATIALGMGAKVTVVDRSADVLKRLTVQFGSAIQTVFSVQAQVEELLERADLVIGCVLLPGAAAPKLIKREMLARMKPGSVIVDVAIDQGGCCETSRPTTHDAPTYVVDGVVHYCVANMPGAVARTSTFALNNATLPFVVDIANKGWKQALLDDEYLRPGLNVHEGRLTCKPVGDALGIDSWEVSDVLAA